Proteins from a genomic interval of Sparus aurata chromosome 21, fSpaAur1.1, whole genome shotgun sequence:
- the extl2 gene encoding exostosin-like 2 gives MRLPRCCMGLRRTYLVWPILLLLLVGAALTALLPPAEDQGGRGVLGVLRRSTSQQDNPAQGRHSDSTEEEQRFTIIIQTYNRTDVLLKLLNHYQAVPHVQRIIIVWNNVGEQTPLKLWNSLGPHPVPVVFKEQTTNRMRNRLQPFPEIDTDAVLMLDDDTLVSAPDLSFAFSVWKQFPDQIVGFVPRKHVSTPGGVYSYGSFELQDPETSGGDKYSMVLIGAAFFHRRYLQLFQDQPQEVHALVDETQNCDDIATNFAVALYLRKHSTGSIKKPSGVFVKPVDLRNLEKDASSGYQGMWHRPEHLLQRSYCLNRLTQIYGFMPLCFSNLMVSQFGFPSYANHKTRG, from the exons atgag GCTCCCCCGTTGCTGCATGGGGCTCAGACGAACCTATTTGGTTTGGCCAATTCTGCTGCTTCTCCTGGTGGGTGCAGCCCTGACAGCTCTGCTGCCCCCCGCCGAGGACCAAGGAGGTCGTGGTGTCCTGGGAGTGCTTCGCCGGTCCACGTCACAACAGGACAATCCCGCACAGGGCCGCCACAGCGacagcacagaggaggagcagagattTACCATCATCATCCAAACTTACAATCGCACAGACGTTTTGCTCAAACTCCTGAACCACTACCAGGCAGTGCCTCATGTTCAGCGGATTATCATTGTCTGGAACAACGTGGGGGAGCAGACACCCCTGAAGTTATGGAACTCTTTGGGGCCTCATCCCGTCCCTGTGGTCTTCAAGGAGCAGACCACTAATCGAATGCGCAACAGACTACAACCGTTCCCTGAGATTGATACTGATG CTGTGCTGATGCTGGATGACGACACCCTCGTCAGCGCTCCTGACCTCAGTTTTGCTTTCTCAGTCTGGAAG CAATTTCCAGACCAGATTGTTGGGTTTGTCCCAAGGAAACATGTTTCAACACCAGGAGGAGTCTACAGTTATGGCAGCTTTGAACTGCAGGACCCAGAAACATCTGGAGGGGACAA ATACTCCATGGTGTTGATTGGTGCTGCCTTCTTCCACCGCCGCTACCTGCAGCTCTTCCAGGACCAACCTCAAGAAGTGCATGCGCTGGTGGACGAAACACAGAATTGTGACGACATTGCCACGAACTTTGCTGTCGCCCTGTATTTGAGGAAACACTCCACAGGCAGCATTAAGAAACCGTCTGGGGTCTTTGTCAAACCCGTGGACCTTCGCAACCTGGAAAAGGATGCCAGCAGTGGGTATCAGGGTATGTGGCACCGTCCAGAACACCTCCTTCAGAGATCCTACTGTCTGAACAGGCTGACACAGATCTATGGCTTCATGCCACTCTGCTTCTCCAACCTGATGGTCTCCCAGTTTGGCTTCCCCAGCTATGCCAACCACAAGACTCGAGGCTGA
- the parla gene encoding presenilin-associated rhomboid-like protein A, mitochondrial codes for MAWRGCVMKWAKTEFIRSTNTTSRSSRLNPCNQQRCGFRRDAKRPDTKKGNVTQETNPPPSEAGAPGPPPPPKIPRPTLFKPLMFTVGFTGCSFGAAAILQYETLKSRVQSAKDEEEEEKLLQGSQDMAYWHNWWNQLSGFQRQLILVMSMVDDFWSSLTEGQRTVTGIIAVNAVVLCCWRIPAMQRSMIKYFTSNPASKTRYLPMVLSSFSHYSIIHMVANMYVLWTFSSGIVSLLGKEQFLAVYMSAGVISTMVSYMCKTATGRLYPSLGASGAVMAVLAAVCTKVPEAKLGIIFLPIITFTAGNALKALIAIDAAGLILGWRMFDHAAHLGGALFGVWYVAYGHKLIWRKREPLVKMWHDMRSPGGSGSRPGGGPGGPGPQ; via the exons ATGGCGTGGAGAGGATGTGTAATGAAATGGGCCAAAACAGAGTTCATCAGATCCACTAACACTACCTCAAGAAGCTCCAG ACTAAACCCTTGCAACCAACAGAGGTGCGGCTTCCGTCGGGATGCCAAAAGGCCggacacaaagaaaggaaatgtCACCCAAGAAACAAACCCTCCACCCTCTGAGGCCGGCGCACCAggtcccccacctcctcccaaAATCCCCAGACCGACACTTTTCAAACCGCTGATGTTCACAGTAGGG TTTACAGGCTGCTCCTTTGGCGCCGCTGCCATTCTGCAATATGAGACCCTGAAGTCGAGAGTTCAGTCTGcaaaagatgaagaggaggaagaaaaactgTTACAG GGCTCCCAGGACATGGCGTACTGGCACAACTGGTGGAACCAGCTGTCAGGCTTCCAACGACAGCTCATACTCGTGATGTCCATGGTGGATGACTTCTGGAGCAGCCTCACAGAAGGACAGAGGACTGTCACTG GTATCATTGCGGTAAATGCTGTAGTCCTGTGTTGCTGGCGGATCCCTGCAATGCAAAGGAGCATGATTAAGTACTTCACATCCAACCCAGCCTCCA AAACCCGGTACCTTCCCATGGTGCTGTCGTCCTTCAGCCACTACTCCATTATCCACATGGTGGCCAACATGTATGTCCTATGGACATTCTCCTCAGGAATTGTCTCTCTCTTAGGGAAGGAGCAGTTTCTTGCAGTCTACATGTCTGCCG GTGTCATTTCCACTATGGTTAGCTACATGTGTAAAACAGCCACCGGACGTCTCTATCCATCATTAGGAGCG TCAGGTGCCGTCATGGCAGTGCTGGCCGCAGTCTGCACAAAGGTGCCAGAGGCCAAACTGGGCATAATCTTCCTCCCCATAATCACGTTCACAGCGGgaaat GCTCTGAAAGCGCTCATCGCCATAGATGCAGCGGGGCTTATTCTGGGGTGGCGGATGTTTGATCACGCAGCTCACCTTGGCGGAGCCCTCTTTGGAGT ATGGTATGTAGCATATGGCCACAAGCTGATCTGGAGGAAGAGGGAACCTCTTGTGAAGATGTGGCACGACATGCGTTCTCCAGGTGGCAGTGGATCCAGACCAGGAGGTGGGCCTGGTGGACCTGGACCACAATGA